The genomic stretch TTTGTTGACAGGTTGACATTTGTCTATCAACAAATTTCTTGACCCTATTGTCTTTTCAGCATTTAGGGCTTCGTATGTATTTCAATGCTACTACTTTTAGgcatgtgatatccacacatctcattttacttctcacatattttttttaattttagattgtcggatcgaatgaattaaagaagatcaacagacataaattatgaaaaggtatgtgagaagtaaaatatggtgtgtggatagcacacccttaCTTTTATCATAAACCTAATATTTTTCcacaatttttcttcatttgtaattaGTAGTGAGTGATATAAAGAGTAAATAATGAGATGAAAGTAAAAGAGTTTTTTTAgtattgaaaattaaattttaataattaaaatacaagTAACACTTTGTGCTGCATAAGTACATAGCATTGAAATCAGACTGCTTTTCTCATAACAAAAATACCTTTTATTTGGTGAAAAGAGATGAAACGGGCTTTGTATATCTTGACATTGAACTAGGCCCGTTTTTGGGCGGGGCTTCATTACTGTGTACTGAGTCCATtaaatgatgaaaaatcatAGAAGGCATTGATGGGGTTTGAACCCCAATCCCCAAAAGGCCCGAAACACTATCACACTTTAGTAGGCAACAACTTTTTTTCGGTTAACCACTACAGGTTGGCCTAGCGTTTAGGATAAATTCCAAGTCTATATTCTACATGGTTCATCCTATGTTTGATTGGTATTGGTGAATTACCTGATGGTGGTTAAGGGAAGATTGAAATACCTCTGTGAGTTTGTTCCTCCTAAAAGGATGGACTATCGTGACTTGTCACCGGTTGATCTTTTAAAAAAGAAGCTTGTTTTTTAGCTGACGACTCATCCTCTCCGGTTTTCTCACTGTTGTCAACATTTGCAGCTCCCATAAACGATGGCGGATCGAAGATATTAATCTCGAGTGGTCCTAATgtaaatgtgaaaaaatatatatatttagacgAAAACAACATTGAAACATTAAACCGTAACTTTCAGTATAAATGTTTGTACAACAACATGAGTCTTGTTCTCCTAAACTCAGGGTCCAAGAAAATCGCAGTCATTTATCGTTTGAGTTTAATCCTACAATAGGAAGAATTAACTTGTTTAATAATCCTGTTCGGATTGGGCCGAAACAATGTTGAACAtcaaatagaaaacaaatgaaatagcaAAAGTAGGAAGTGGTCATTTACCACAGTAGTGAAAATGTGTTGAGTTCTTGCATTACGGCGTGTATTCAAATCCCGTCAGTAATATATCTAACAAAACCTATCGtttgattaaaataaaataaaaataaaaaaatcttgttGGTGGCTAGTCtaccaaaatttatttttggacAACCAAAAAATAGAAATAGCAGAGGTTTTGAAGTAATTTCGACCAACAATAGTGGCCCTTCTAAAACAAAGGCAACAACCACCACCCAAATCAAGAGTCTTTCAACTCTCAAgccaaaaatcgaaaaaaatggCAGAAAGTCCAGCAGCAATACGTTTCGGCATAACAGGATGCGCCGATATAGCCAGAAAAGTAGCTCGAGCCATAAAGCTAGCACCCAACGCCACCCTCTACGCCATCGCTAGCCGTTCGATCGACAAAGCCCGGAAATTCGCAGCCCGCAATGGACTCTCCGGAGCCGTCAAGATCTACGGAAGCTACGAGCAGCTGCTCGACGACCCATGTGTAGATGCGGTGTACATGCCCCTGCCCACAAGTCTTCACCTGCAATGGGCGGTGTTGGCTGCCCGGAAGAAGAAACATTTGCTTTTGGAAAAACCAACGGCTCTTGATGTGGGAGAGCTTGATCGGATACTGGAAGCGTGCGAATCCAACGGTGTGCAGTTCATGGATGGGAGCATGTGGCTGCATCATCCAAGGACTGCAAAACTGAAGGACTTGATCTTTGATCCCAAGCTTTTTGGTCAAACTGACATTGTAAGTATATTTCTGGCTTCATATTCTGTCATTCTGTAGGGATTGATTGACAATTTTATATTTACTTTTTAGTGGCAAACGAAAAACTAAGTGAGCCTCCATCTTAAAACGAATTGACAATAGAAGGGAGTCGGCTTCAAACTATTAGATAAGACCTTCCTTTCTCTCTCGATGTGGGATTCATACGCTCAACAAAACAAACTACAAAGTTTGGAAAGCTGCCATTTGTTTTGTAACACATTAATGATTTTAGCTTCATTGGAGGTACTATCGAGCAGTGCTCGAACCCCCTTGAGTTGGTCAAATTCTAAAGGTCGAGAAATGGGCTACAAGTCTTTAACATGTACAAAAGTGGGATAATTTTCAGAGTTTCCCAATTAAACTATGAACGAAAAGAAACACTAAAATGTTTGAGACCATTTCTGGTATAGCAAATCGGTCCTCGATCACGATGCAATGATTAATTTTCTAAATGGTAGAGAGAAGAAAATGTCTCTTAGAAGAGGTTAGTAATCTCAAAATTTGCTCCTGTCTCATTGATCTGTGAAAATAGTTTCTTTTAAGAACAGAATGAACAAAAGAACGTGTGCCCTTCAACGCAtaagaatggtactcctcaacaacattggtagagGCACATACAAGTGCCTACGTAACTTCTGGaaagaggaaaaagagagagagtgctGAATTAATCCGAGAGGAATTCGAACTTTCTTTGCTTACTGACAATTGATTAATATTAGGAACACAACTGGTCTACCTGCAATGTctatatgtttgtttgtgtttttaacaTGTTATTGTGCTTTTAAGATCCGTAGCACGTCAACAATGCCCGGAACCCAGGATTTCTTGGAGAGCAACATCAGAGTGAAACCGAACTTGGATGCTCTCGGTGCACTTGGGGCCGTAGGCTGGTACTGTATTGGGGCCATCTTGTGGGCAAAGGACTACAAATTACCAACTGTGGTGAATGCTCTACCTGATGTCATAAGAAACTCTGCAGGGGTCATCTTGTCTTGCTCTGCATCATTTCATTGGGAACCCGCAGACAAAACCGTCGCCACAATTCACTGCTCTTTCCTCTCCCACACGTCCATGGACTTGGCTATGACTGGCTCTAATGGTTCGCTGCATTGCAATGACTACATTATTCCATACCAAGAGAATTTGGCTTCATTTGACTACACATCCGGGGCAACATTTGTGGAACTCCACATTGGGTGGAATGTAAAACCAGAAGAAGTTACCGTCACTTCTGAGCTGCCGCAAGAGGCATTGATGGTTCAAGAGTTTGCAAGGAATGCTGAGAACATTAGGAAATTTGGAAATCGTCCGGACAGTAAATGGCCCGATATCAGCAGAAAAACGCAGTTAGTATCGGATGCTGTGAAGAAATCCATTGATCTTGGTTGTAAACCTGTTACTGTAGCTAAATAAACCTacaaaacacatttattttcatttgtaaaATATCGAATTGCATGTGTCTAGGCACATTTTATTACGAGACGCGTGATTAAAATTTCCACTTACAGTTAAGAAGATTttcattttaaatgaaaatagaGAAGGACTAGCCGAGTTTAGCTATTCATCAATGCTCATGTGCGAGGCACCGCCACTTCTCCATGAAGCAAAAATGGCCATATCACCCAGAAATTTCCCACCCGCCCTCTGTTTAACAAATTTTACTAATaataagaaggaaaagaaaagaaaaaaaacaaatgttgTTTAGTTTTTCCAAGTAGAAAAAAGGTTTGGGTTTAAGAGTATGTACACACAAGTGGTGAATTACCCTGATAGTTAGGACTCTTACGGCCTTACTTGTCAACCCACtgcatttcaagtttaaaatattCCCCTCCCCCTCTGTTAGTGTAGAATACGGTTtgtaataacaaaaaaataaaaaataaaaaataaaattgtacaTGCAGATTATTAACTACGTTAGAGAACAAACACTGCGCACAAGTTAAAAGGAAATGCTCCTTAAAAAAATGTAATCGatcttgaaaaattaaaattgctCGTTGTGGTAACCAAATTTCACCTGCCTTAGAAGGGCAGTTATACTAAAGCAAGCCACGATGACGAAATTATGCCCAAAGTTACGCCAATAGTCAACTATCGCATGGGTTGACAACTAATCCATGGAGGAGATGTACCCGTAAATAAGGCCCGGCAGAAAGTGGGCTTAGTTGGTCTGACAAGGCCCAAAAAGGATCTCATGAGCCTAGAGGGACTCACAAATGAGATTAGCCCAGAAGGGCTAGCGTTTGAACTAAATTTCCACACCACCGTGGATGGAGGAACACTTGATCGTCCACATGCAAAGAGAAGCGAAAAATCATCAATTCCTGGGCACCAGTATGGTAACGCCAAAGGATCTCCAACAATCGAGTGAAAGGTTTTAAAACTCAAGAAGCGGGCTAGAGATTAAGAGAGATATGCTTTCCAGAATGCCAATATCATAGTACCTTTGGTGAACCTTGGATGGGTTATTTATACTAGCCAAGGGAGAGCCTTTTTAGGATAATGAATTCGTATTAAATGGGAGAATCCTAAAGGATATCCACCATAAGACATTGCTTCCTTTTAAAATTATGATTACTTGAGCTACACGCTAAATTGTGAGAATCTCCAAGAATATATAAAACCAATCTAACCTCAAGTTAGATTAGGTTTTTATGTCTTGCAGAGCAAGTAGGTCTTTCTCGACAAGGCATGGGGGTCTTCCCTACCATTTTGAAGCCCAACAAGGTGTCTAATCGAATTCGTTTAGTGTATGGCTGGACTATGGAGGCACACTTACTCTACTTCGCCCCACTCTAGCAGATGGAAATTCATGATCCCACAGCTGAGTAAGGAAAGATCCAGCCAAATCTCCACGGGATA from Pyrus communis chromosome 7, drPyrComm1.1, whole genome shotgun sequence encodes the following:
- the LOC137740315 gene encoding uncharacterized oxidoreductase At4g09670-like — protein: MAESPAAIRFGITGCADIARKVARAIKLAPNATLYAIASRSIDKARKFAARNGLSGAVKIYGSYEQLLDDPCVDAVYMPLPTSLHLQWAVLAARKKKHLLLEKPTALDVGELDRILEACESNGVQFMDGSMWLHHPRTAKLKDLIFDPKLFGQTDIIRSTSTMPGTQDFLESNIRVKPNLDALGALGAVGWYCIGAILWAKDYKLPTVVNALPDVIRNSAGVILSCSASFHWEPADKTVATIHCSFLSHTSMDLAMTGSNGSLHCNDYIIPYQENLASFDYTSGATFVELHIGWNVKPEEVTVTSELPQEALMVQEFARNAENIRKFGNRPDSKWPDISRKTQLVSDAVKKSIDLGCKPVTVAK